In a single window of the Nicotiana tomentosiformis chromosome 8, ASM39032v3, whole genome shotgun sequence genome:
- the LOC104120247 gene encoding phosphate transporter PHO1 homolog 10-like, which yields MRSYMKVVDNSYIGSSDEVTVLLNKVEATFVKHFSNFKQGDGIKLLRPKRKRENHRVRFLSGFFCGFSIALIIAVALVLETRKLLDKEEATLYLDSIFPLYNFYGYIILPMLLVAVNIYLWRCYKINYSFILGFKPGTELDHREVFVLASGLTVVVLTTFLVHLHIRMDSTIQDHETYVELLPLGLIIGLLLICLCPFNIIYRSSRFFLIRSLFRCICSPFYKVKMVDFFLADQLTSQTQAIRSIVYYICYYGWGKALSLGRKMCHISDVYIIFYYISGSIPFWIRFLQVLNISP from the exons ATGAGATCTTACATGAAAGTCGTGGATAACTCCTATATTGGAAGTTCTGATGAG GTTACTGTTCTTCTGAACAAGGTGGAAGCAACATTTGTCAAGCACTTTTCCAATTTTAAGCAGGGGGATGGCATCAAATTATTAAGGCCAAAAAGGAAAAGAGAGAACCACCGCGTACGATTTCTTTCAG GATTCTTCTGTGGATTCTCAATTGCTCTAATTATTGCCGTTGCATTAGTATTGGAAACAAGAAAGTTACTGGACAAGGAGGAGGCCACCTTATACTTGGATAGCATTTTTCCCCTTTACAA TTTCTACGGTTACATTATCTTACCTATGCTTCTTGTTGCTGTGAATATATACTTGTGGAGGTGCTATAAAATCAACTACTCGTTTATACTTGGATTCAAGCCAGGAACCGAATTAGACCACAGAGAAGTTTTCGTTTTAGCCTCTGGTCTTACAGTTGTTGTACTCACTACTTTTCTGGTACACCTGCATATCAGGATGGACTCGACGATCCAAGATCATGAGACTTATGTTGAACTGCTTCCTTTGGGCTTAATCATC GGTTTACTTCTCATATGTCTGTGTCCTTTTAACATAATCTATCGTTCAAGCCGTTTCTTCCTTATTCGAAGTCTATTTCGTTGTATTTGTTCTCCTTTCTACAAG GTCAAAATGGTAGATTTTTTCTTGGCAGATCAGCTAACAAGCCAG ACACAAGCCATAAGAAGTATTGTTTACTACATTTGTTATTATGGTTGGGGAAAAGCATTGTCTCTGGGACGAAAAATGTGCCACATTAGTGATGTCTACATTATCTTCTATTACATTTCAGGTTCCATTCCTTTTTGGATTCGCTTCCTCCAGGTACTTAACATTTCGCCATAA